CCGACGATGTCCCGTAACATTTTGACCACGCGAAGTCGCTCCTCGAGCTTTCCGTCGAGCTTTCCGTCAAGCTTCGCCTGCTCGGTTCGCGCCCATTCGTCGCGCTCAGCCTTGAGTCGGTCTTCGTAGTGTTGGCGTTCTTCTGGGTTCTTGGCGATCATTTCTAACACTCCTACAGCTTCGGTGAACACTGCACCTGGCAACCGGCGGGCCAGTTGCTCGGCGGTTTGGTTTGCCGCCTCACGGAAAAAATACAACCACTGCTCGATCGGATCGATGATAGGCTTATTATCGCCTGGAATCACGTACTTGCAAAACGACAACAACGGTCTTATGACCATCGACTGCGCCANNNNNNNNNNNNNNNNNNNNNNNNNNNNNNNNNNNNNNNNNNNNNNNNNNNNNNNNNNNNNNNNNNNNNNNNNNNNNNNNNNNNNNNNNNNNNNNNNNNNCAAAGACTGCCTGATGGAATGAACAAGTCGCGGCTTCTGCGTGCAATTGATCGATCCAGCAAAGCGATTCCACTGACACGAATTCTCCAAACCATCGGGCTTTCGTCATCCCGTTATCATGCATGGCGAAATCGGATGCCTTGCGAGCTGACCGATTATTCATCGTGTCCCAAAAGCCACCCGACACAAACAAGCGTCAACGGAAATCGCAACCATCCGAGAGATGGCAACGTCGGACGACTACCGAGACGTTCCAACAAGTACACTGTCTCGATTGGCCCAACGATTGGGCAAGGTCTATGCATCAACCAGCACTTGGTACCGGCTCATGCGCCAGTACAATTGGCGTCGTCCTCGGAAACGAGTGCATCCGCCAAAGCCGAAGATTGGAATCCGAGCCGCATCGCCGAACGAGCTTTGGCACATTGATGCGACTTTGATTCGATTGCTTGACGGAAGCAAGATCTACCTACATGCCGACTGACGGTCAAGTTGAGCACGGCTGCCCGCAGTTTTCCCGAGATCCGCCCTCCGCGCCGAGAACTCGAACAAAAAGTCCAGATTGTTTCGACAAACAGCAGGGCCAATCCTCACGGGTCGCAATGCGTTTCAGCACTTTATTCAACCTACGAGTTTAGGTTTCTTTGTTTTTTTTGGTTTCGTAGACACGACACTGAACTGCACTCCCGCGTCCTTTTGCAAGAACCGAGTAACACTGAACAGATTCTTGACGTTTGGATTCCCGCAGCTACTTAGCATTCGCATGAGACTCTTCGGGTCCTTGTCGACCGCCTTGCCGACACGCTCAAAGCCGACAGTAGCATTGATGTAGTC
The sequence above is a segment of the Novipirellula artificiosorum genome. Coding sequences within it:
- a CDS encoding Rpn family recombination-promoting nuclease/putative transposase, with the protein product AQSMVIRPLLSFCKYVIPGDNKPIIDPIEQWLYFFREAANQTAEQLARRLPGAVFTEAVGVLEMIAKNPEERQHYEDRLKAERDEWARTEQAKLDGKLDGKLEERLRVVKMLRDIVGETDPSDSDLAGLSLDQLGQLETTYQQRLRDRT
- a CDS encoding helix-turn-helix domain-containing transcriptional regulator; protein product: MALTRDFKETVKDRADRDPEFRDELLTEALEAIVCGDVDVAKVMLRDYINATVGFERVGKAVDKDPKSLMRMLSSCGNPNVKNLFSVTRFLQKDAGVQFSVVSTKPKKTKKPKLVG